In a genomic window of Macaca nemestrina isolate mMacNem1 chromosome 18, mMacNem.hap1, whole genome shotgun sequence:
- the LOC105485893 gene encoding rhomboid-related protein 1 isoform X2 — protein sequence MDRSSLLQLIQEQQLDPENTGFIGADTFAGLVHSHELPLDPAKLDMLVALAQSNEQGQVCYQELVDLISSKRSSSFKRAIANGQRALPRDGLLDEPGLGVYKRFVRYVAYEILPCEVDRRWYFYRHRSCPPPVFMASVTLAQIIVFLCYGARLNKWVLQTYHPEYMKSPLVYHPGHRARAWRFLTYMFMHVGLEQLGFNALLQLMIGVPLEMVHGLLRISLLYLAGVLAGSLTVSITDMRAPVVGGSGGVYALCSAHLANVVMNWAGMRCPYKLLRMVLALVCMSSEVGRAVWLRFSPPLPASGPQPSFMAHLAGAVVGVSMGLTILRSYEERLRDQCGWWVVLLAYGTFLLFAVFWNVFAYDLLGAHIPPPP from the exons ATGGATAGGAGCTCCCTGCTGCAGCTCATCCAGGAGCAG CAGCTGGACCCCGAGAACACAGGCTTCATCGGTGCGGACACCTTCGCTGGCCTGGTGCACAGCCATGAACTGCCCCTGGACCCGGCCAAGCTGGACATGCTGGTGGCCCTGGCTCAGAGCAACGAGCAGGGCCAGGTCTGCTACCAGGAGCTGGTGGACCTG ATCAGCAGCAAGCGCTCCAGCAGCTTCAAGCGGGCCATTGCTAATGGACagcgggcactgccccgggacGGGCTGCTGGACGAGCCGGGCCTAGGTGTCTACAAGCGGTTTGTGCGTTACGTGGCCTATGAGATCCTGCCCTGCGAGGTGGACCGCCGCTGGTACTTCTACCGTCACCGCAGCTGCCCACCCCCCGTGTTCATGGCCTCGGTCACCCTTGCCCAG ATCATCGTGTTCCTGTGCTACGGGGCCCGCCTCAACAAGTGGGTGCTGCAGACCTACCACCCCGAGTACATGAAGAGCCCCCTCGTGTACCACCCTGGGCACCGTGCCCGCGCCTGGCGCTTCCTCACCTACATGTTCATGCACGTTGG gctggagcagCTGGGGTTCAACGCTCTCCTGCAGCTGATGATCGGGGTGCCCCTGGAGATGGTGCACGGCCTGCTCCGCATCAGCCTGCTCTACCTGGCAGGCGTGCTGGCAG GCTCCCTAACTGTCTCCATCACCGACATGCGGGCCCCGGTGGTGGGAGGCTCCGGCGGGGTCTACGCCCTGTGCTCAGCACACCTGGCCAACGTCGTCATG AACTGGGCTGGGATGAGATGTCCCTACAAGTTGCTGAGGATGGTGCTGGCCTTGGTGTGCA TGAGCTCCGAGGTGGGCCGGGCCGTGTGGCTGCGCTTCTCCCCGCCGCTGCCCGCCTCGGGCCCGCAGCCCAGCTTCATGGCGCACCTGGCGGGCGCGGTGGTGGGGGTGAGCATGGGCCTGACCATCCTGCGTAGCTACGAGGAGCGCCTGCGGGACCAGTGTGGCTGGTGGGTGGTGCTGCTGGCCTACGGCACCTTCCTGCTCTTCGCCGTCTTCTGGAACGTCTTTGCCTACGACCTGCTGGGCGCCCACATCCCCCCACCGCCCTGA
- the LOC105485893 gene encoding rhomboid-related protein 1 isoform X3: MDRSSLLQLIQEQLDPENTGFIGADTFAGLVHSHELPLDPAKLDMLVALAQSNEQGQVCYQELVDLISSKRSSSFKRAIANGQRALPRDGLLDEPGLGVYKRFVRYVAYEILPCEVDRRWYFYRHRSCPPPVFMASVTLAQIIVFLCYGARLNKWVLQTYHPEYMKSPLVYHPGHRARAWRFLTYMFMHVGLEQLGFNALLQLMIGVPLEMVHGLLRISLLYLAGVLAGSLTVSITDMRAPVVGGSGGVYALCSAHLANVVMNWAGMRCPYKLLRMVLALVCMSSEVGRAVWLRFSPPLPASGPQPSFMAHLAGAVVGVSMGLTILRSYEERLRDQCGWWVVLLAYGTFLLFAVFWNVFAYDLLGAHIPPPP; the protein is encoded by the exons ATGGATAGGAGCTCCCTGCTGCAGCTCATCCAGGAGCAG CTGGACCCCGAGAACACAGGCTTCATCGGTGCGGACACCTTCGCTGGCCTGGTGCACAGCCATGAACTGCCCCTGGACCCGGCCAAGCTGGACATGCTGGTGGCCCTGGCTCAGAGCAACGAGCAGGGCCAGGTCTGCTACCAGGAGCTGGTGGACCTG ATCAGCAGCAAGCGCTCCAGCAGCTTCAAGCGGGCCATTGCTAATGGACagcgggcactgccccgggacGGGCTGCTGGACGAGCCGGGCCTAGGTGTCTACAAGCGGTTTGTGCGTTACGTGGCCTATGAGATCCTGCCCTGCGAGGTGGACCGCCGCTGGTACTTCTACCGTCACCGCAGCTGCCCACCCCCCGTGTTCATGGCCTCGGTCACCCTTGCCCAG ATCATCGTGTTCCTGTGCTACGGGGCCCGCCTCAACAAGTGGGTGCTGCAGACCTACCACCCCGAGTACATGAAGAGCCCCCTCGTGTACCACCCTGGGCACCGTGCCCGCGCCTGGCGCTTCCTCACCTACATGTTCATGCACGTTGG gctggagcagCTGGGGTTCAACGCTCTCCTGCAGCTGATGATCGGGGTGCCCCTGGAGATGGTGCACGGCCTGCTCCGCATCAGCCTGCTCTACCTGGCAGGCGTGCTGGCAG GCTCCCTAACTGTCTCCATCACCGACATGCGGGCCCCGGTGGTGGGAGGCTCCGGCGGGGTCTACGCCCTGTGCTCAGCACACCTGGCCAACGTCGTCATG AACTGGGCTGGGATGAGATGTCCCTACAAGTTGCTGAGGATGGTGCTGGCCTTGGTGTGCA TGAGCTCCGAGGTGGGCCGGGCCGTGTGGCTGCGCTTCTCCCCGCCGCTGCCCGCCTCGGGCCCGCAGCCCAGCTTCATGGCGCACCTGGCGGGCGCGGTGGTGGGGGTGAGCATGGGCCTGACCATCCTGCGTAGCTACGAGGAGCGCCTGCGGGACCAGTGTGGCTGGTGGGTGGTGCTGCTGGCCTACGGCACCTTCCTGCTCTTCGCCGTCTTCTGGAACGTCTTTGCCTACGACCTGCTGGGCGCCCACATCCCCCCACCGCCCTGA
- the LOC105485893 gene encoding rhomboid-related protein 1 isoform X4, whose protein sequence is MGRVEDGVTAEELEDWDPGTSALPAPGIKQGPGEQAGTGHLSQKCWEPEPDARSQPGPALWSRGRACTQALAGGSSLQQLDPENTGFIGADTFAGLVHSHELPLDPAKLDMLVALAQSNEQGQVCYQELVDLISSKRSSSFKRAIANGQRALPRDGLLDEPGLGVYKRFVRYVAYEILPCEVDRRWYFYRHRSCPPPVFMASVTLAQIIVFLCYGARLNKWVLQTYHPEYMKSPLVYHPGHRARAWRFLTYMFMHVGLEQLGFNALLQLMIGVPLEMVHGLLRISLLYLAGVLAELGWDEMSLQVAEDGAGLGVHELRGGPGRVAALLPAAARLGPAAQLHGAPGGRGGGGEHGPDHPA, encoded by the exons ATGGGTAGGGTGGAAGACGGGGTAACAGCTGAGGAGCTGGAGGACTGGGACCCAGGCACCAGTGCCCTGCcagctcctgggatcaagcagggTCCCGGGGAACAGGCAGGCACGGGGCACCtgtcccaaaagtgctgggagccTGAGCCTGATGCTCGCagccagcctggcccagcccttTGGTCCAGGGGTCGGGCCTGCACTCAGGCCTTGGCTGGCGGCTCCTCACTGCAGCAGCTGGACCCCGAGAACACAGGCTTCATCGGTGCGGACACCTTCGCTGGCCTGGTGCACAGCCATGAACTGCCCCTGGACCCGGCCAAGCTGGACATGCTGGTGGCCCTGGCTCAGAGCAACGAGCAGGGCCAGGTCTGCTACCAGGAGCTGGTGGACCTG ATCAGCAGCAAGCGCTCCAGCAGCTTCAAGCGGGCCATTGCTAATGGACagcgggcactgccccgggacGGGCTGCTGGACGAGCCGGGCCTAGGTGTCTACAAGCGGTTTGTGCGTTACGTGGCCTATGAGATCCTGCCCTGCGAGGTGGACCGCCGCTGGTACTTCTACCGTCACCGCAGCTGCCCACCCCCCGTGTTCATGGCCTCGGTCACCCTTGCCCAG ATCATCGTGTTCCTGTGCTACGGGGCCCGCCTCAACAAGTGGGTGCTGCAGACCTACCACCCCGAGTACATGAAGAGCCCCCTCGTGTACCACCCTGGGCACCGTGCCCGCGCCTGGCGCTTCCTCACCTACATGTTCATGCACGTTGG gctggagcagCTGGGGTTCAACGCTCTCCTGCAGCTGATGATCGGGGTGCCCCTGGAGATGGTGCACGGCCTGCTCCGCATCAGCCTGCTCTACCTGGCAGGCGTGCTGGCAG AACTGGGCTGGGATGAGATGTCCCTACAAGTTGCTGAGGATGGTGCTGGCCTTGGTGTGCA TGAGCTCCGAGGTGGGCCGGGCCGTGTGGCTGCGCTTCTCCCCGCCGCTGCCCGCCTCGGGCCCGCAGCCCAGCTTCATGGCGCACCTGGCGGGCGCGGTGGTGGGGGTGAGCATGGGCCTGACCATCCTGCGTAG
- the LOC105485893 gene encoding rhomboid-related protein 1 isoform X1, which translates to MGRVEDGVTAEELEDWDPGTSALPAPGIKQGPGEQAGTGHLSQKCWEPEPDARSQPGPALWSRGRACTQALAGGSSLQQLDPENTGFIGADTFAGLVHSHELPLDPAKLDMLVALAQSNEQGQVCYQELVDLISSKRSSSFKRAIANGQRALPRDGLLDEPGLGVYKRFVRYVAYEILPCEVDRRWYFYRHRSCPPPVFMASVTLAQIIVFLCYGARLNKWVLQTYHPEYMKSPLVYHPGHRARAWRFLTYMFMHVGLEQLGFNALLQLMIGVPLEMVHGLLRISLLYLAGVLAGSLTVSITDMRAPVVGGSGGVYALCSAHLANVVMNWAGMRCPYKLLRMVLALVCMSSEVGRAVWLRFSPPLPASGPQPSFMAHLAGAVVGVSMGLTILRSYEERLRDQCGWWVVLLAYGTFLLFAVFWNVFAYDLLGAHIPPPP; encoded by the exons ATGGGTAGGGTGGAAGACGGGGTAACAGCTGAGGAGCTGGAGGACTGGGACCCAGGCACCAGTGCCCTGCcagctcctgggatcaagcagggTCCCGGGGAACAGGCAGGCACGGGGCACCtgtcccaaaagtgctgggagccTGAGCCTGATGCTCGCagccagcctggcccagcccttTGGTCCAGGGGTCGGGCCTGCACTCAGGCCTTGGCTGGCGGCTCCTCACTGCAGCAGCTGGACCCCGAGAACACAGGCTTCATCGGTGCGGACACCTTCGCTGGCCTGGTGCACAGCCATGAACTGCCCCTGGACCCGGCCAAGCTGGACATGCTGGTGGCCCTGGCTCAGAGCAACGAGCAGGGCCAGGTCTGCTACCAGGAGCTGGTGGACCTG ATCAGCAGCAAGCGCTCCAGCAGCTTCAAGCGGGCCATTGCTAATGGACagcgggcactgccccgggacGGGCTGCTGGACGAGCCGGGCCTAGGTGTCTACAAGCGGTTTGTGCGTTACGTGGCCTATGAGATCCTGCCCTGCGAGGTGGACCGCCGCTGGTACTTCTACCGTCACCGCAGCTGCCCACCCCCCGTGTTCATGGCCTCGGTCACCCTTGCCCAG ATCATCGTGTTCCTGTGCTACGGGGCCCGCCTCAACAAGTGGGTGCTGCAGACCTACCACCCCGAGTACATGAAGAGCCCCCTCGTGTACCACCCTGGGCACCGTGCCCGCGCCTGGCGCTTCCTCACCTACATGTTCATGCACGTTGG gctggagcagCTGGGGTTCAACGCTCTCCTGCAGCTGATGATCGGGGTGCCCCTGGAGATGGTGCACGGCCTGCTCCGCATCAGCCTGCTCTACCTGGCAGGCGTGCTGGCAG GCTCCCTAACTGTCTCCATCACCGACATGCGGGCCCCGGTGGTGGGAGGCTCCGGCGGGGTCTACGCCCTGTGCTCAGCACACCTGGCCAACGTCGTCATG AACTGGGCTGGGATGAGATGTCCCTACAAGTTGCTGAGGATGGTGCTGGCCTTGGTGTGCA TGAGCTCCGAGGTGGGCCGGGCCGTGTGGCTGCGCTTCTCCCCGCCGCTGCCCGCCTCGGGCCCGCAGCCCAGCTTCATGGCGCACCTGGCGGGCGCGGTGGTGGGGGTGAGCATGGGCCTGACCATCCTGCGTAGCTACGAGGAGCGCCTGCGGGACCAGTGTGGCTGGTGGGTGGTGCTGCTGGCCTACGGCACCTTCCTGCTCTTCGCCGTCTTCTGGAACGTCTTTGCCTACGACCTGCTGGGCGCCCACATCCCCCCACCGCCCTGA
- the LOC105485895 gene encoding E3 ubiquitin-protein ligase CHIP isoform X2 yields MKGKEEKEGGARLGAGGGSPEKSPSAQELKEQGNRLFVGRKYPEAAACYGRAITRNPLVAVYYTNRALCYLKMQQHEQALADCRRALELDGQSVKAHFFLGQCQLEMESYDEAIANLQRAYSLAKEQRLNFGDDIPSALRIAKKKRWNSIEERRIHQESELHSYLSRLIAAERERELEECQRNHEGDEDDSHVRAQQACIEAKHDKYMADMDELFSQVDEKRKKRDIPDYLCGKISFELMREPCITPSGITYDRKDIEEHLQRVGHFDPVTRSPLTQEQLIPNLAMKEVIDAFISENGWVEDY; encoded by the exons ATGAAGggcaaggaggagaaggagggcgGCGCGCGGCTGGGCGCTGGCGGCGGAAGCCCCGAGAAGAGCCCGAGTGCGCAGGAGCTCAAGGAGCAGGGCAACCGTCTGTTCGTGGGCCGAAAGTACCCGGAGGCGGCGGCCTGCTACGGCCGCGCGATC ACCCGGAACCCGCTGGTGGCCGTATATTACACCAACCGTGCCCTGTGCTACCTGAAGATGCAGCAGCACGAGCAGGCCCTGGCCGACTGCCGGCGCGCCCTGGAACTGGACGGGCAGTCTGTGAAGGCGCACTTCTTCCTGGGGCAGTGCCAGCTGGAGATGGAGAGCTATGATGAGGCCATCGCCAATCTGCAGCGAG CTTACAGCCTGGCCAAGGAGCAGCGGCTGAACTTCGGGGACGACATCCCCAGCGCTCTTCGAATCGCGAAGAAGAAGCGCTGGAATAGCATCGAGGAGCGGCGCATCCACCAGGAGAGCGAGCTGCACTCCTACCTCTCCAGGCTCATTGCCGCGGAGCGTGAGAG GGAGCTGGAAGAGTGCCAGCGGAACCACGAGGGTGATGAGGACGACAGCCACGTCCGGGCCCAGCAGGCCTGCATTGAGGCTAAGCAT GACAAGTACATGGCAGACATGGACGAGCTCTTCTCTCAGGTGGACGAGAAGAGGAAG AAGCGTGACATCCCCGACTACCTGTGTGGTAAGATCAGCTTTGAGCTGATGCGGGAGCCGTGCATCACGCCCAGTGGCATCACCTACGACCGCAAGGACATCGAGGAGCACCTGCAG CGCGTGGGTCATTTTGACCCCGTGACCCGGAGCCCCCTGACCCAGGAACAGCTCATCCCCAACCTGGCCATGAAGGAAGTTATCGACGCATTCATCTCTGAGAATGGCTGGGTGGAGGACTATTGA
- the LOC105485895 gene encoding E3 ubiquitin-protein ligase CHIP isoform X1, whose translation MKGKEEKEGGARLGAGGGSPEKSPSAQELKEQGNRLFVGRKYPEAAACYGRAITRNPLVAVYYTNRALCYLKMQQHEQALADCRRALELDGQSVKAHFFLGQCQLEMESYDEAIANLQRAYSLAKEQRLNFGDDIPSALRIAKKKRWNSIEERRIHQESELHSYLSRLIAAERERELEECQRNHEGDEDDSHVRAQQACIEAKHDKYMADMDELFSQVDEKRKKRDIPDYLCGKISFELMREPCITPSGITYDRKDIEEHLQVRLRLGEQGQQHGPGPTDCPLPFLSLQRVGHFDPVTRSPLTQEQLIPNLAMKEVIDAFISENGWVEDY comes from the exons ATGAAGggcaaggaggagaaggagggcgGCGCGCGGCTGGGCGCTGGCGGCGGAAGCCCCGAGAAGAGCCCGAGTGCGCAGGAGCTCAAGGAGCAGGGCAACCGTCTGTTCGTGGGCCGAAAGTACCCGGAGGCGGCGGCCTGCTACGGCCGCGCGATC ACCCGGAACCCGCTGGTGGCCGTATATTACACCAACCGTGCCCTGTGCTACCTGAAGATGCAGCAGCACGAGCAGGCCCTGGCCGACTGCCGGCGCGCCCTGGAACTGGACGGGCAGTCTGTGAAGGCGCACTTCTTCCTGGGGCAGTGCCAGCTGGAGATGGAGAGCTATGATGAGGCCATCGCCAATCTGCAGCGAG CTTACAGCCTGGCCAAGGAGCAGCGGCTGAACTTCGGGGACGACATCCCCAGCGCTCTTCGAATCGCGAAGAAGAAGCGCTGGAATAGCATCGAGGAGCGGCGCATCCACCAGGAGAGCGAGCTGCACTCCTACCTCTCCAGGCTCATTGCCGCGGAGCGTGAGAG GGAGCTGGAAGAGTGCCAGCGGAACCACGAGGGTGATGAGGACGACAGCCACGTCCGGGCCCAGCAGGCCTGCATTGAGGCTAAGCAT GACAAGTACATGGCAGACATGGACGAGCTCTTCTCTCAGGTGGACGAGAAGAGGAAG AAGCGTGACATCCCCGACTACCTGTGTGGTAAGATCAGCTTTGAGCTGATGCGGGAGCCGTGCATCACGCCCAGTGGCATCACCTACGACCGCAAGGACATCGAGGAGCACCTGCAGGTGAGGCTGCGGCTGGGGGAGCAGGGCCAGCAGCATGGTCCTGGGCCCACTGACTGCCCTCTGCCCTTCTTGTCACTGCAGCGCGTGGGTCATTTTGACCCCGTGACCCGGAGCCCCCTGACCCAGGAACAGCTCATCCCCAACCTGGCCATGAAGGAAGTTATCGACGCATTCATCTCTGAGAATGGCTGGGTGGAGGACTATTGA
- the LOC105485896 gene encoding LOW QUALITY PROTEIN: jmjC domain-containing protein 8 (The sequence of the model RefSeq protein was modified relative to this genomic sequence to represent the inferred CDS: inserted 2 bases in 1 codon) — translation MVTGGANSRSLAAFPAXSRRGLFRGGPKEVTSGVRPGCRPLPRRRSCRPMVGGRARGSRRATRVSEGAGLMAPASRLLALWALAAVALPGSGEEGDGGWRPGGPGAVAEEERCTVERRADLTYAEFVQQYAFVRPVILQGLTDNSRFRALCSRERLLASFGDRVVRLSTANTYSYQKVDLPFQEYVEQLLHPQDPTSLGNDTLYFFGDNNFTEWASLFRHYSPPPFGLLGTAPAYSFGIAGAGSGVPFHWHGPGFSEVIYGRKRWFLYPPEKTPEFHPNKTTLAWLRDTYPALPPSARPMECTIRAGEVLYFPDRWWHATLNLDTSVFISTFLG, via the exons ATGGTAACCGGCGGCGCCAATAGTCGCTCTCTGGCCGCCTTCCCCGC TTCCCGTAGAGGCCTCTTCCGGGGCGGGCCAAAGGAGGTCACTTCCGGGGTCCGTCCCGGCTGCCGGCCGTTGCCACGACGACGAAGCTGCCGGCCAATGGTTGGCGGACGGGCCCGAGGTTCCCGGCGTGCAACGCGGGTGTCTGAGGGCGCCGGGCTCATGGCGCCGGCGTCGCGGCTGCTCGCGCTCTGGGCGTTGGCGGCTGTGGCTCTACCGGGCTCCGGGGAGGAGGGCGACGGCGGGTG GCGCCCGGGCGGGCCGGGGGCCGTGGCGGAGGAGGAGCGCTGCACGGTGGAGCGTCGGGCCGACCTCACCTACGCCGAGTTCGTGCAGCA GTACGCCTTCGTCAGGCCCGTTATCCTGCAGGGACTCACGGACAACTCG AGGTTCCGGGCCCTGTGCTCCCGCGAAAGGCTGCTGGCCTCGTTTGGGGACAGAGTGGTCCGCCTGAGCACCGCCAACACCTACTCCTACCAGAAAG TGGACTTGCCGTTCCAGGAGTATGTGGAGCAGCTGCTGCACCCCCAGGACCCCACCTCCCTGGGCAATG ACACCCTGTACTTCTTCGGGGACAACAACTTCACCGAGTGGGCCTCTCTCTTTCGGCACTACTCCCCACCCCCATTTGGCCTGCTGGGAACCGCTCCAGCTTACAGCTTTGGAATCGCAG GAGCTGGCTCGGGGGTGCCCTTCCACTGGCATGGGCCCGGGTTCTCGGAGGTGATCTACGGCCGTAAG CGCTGGTTCCTCTACCCACCTGAGAAGACACCAGAGTTCCACCCCAACAAGACCACGCTGGCCTGGCTCCGGGACACATATCCAGCCCTGCCACCGTCTGCACGGCCCATGGAGTGTACCATCCGGGCTGGTGAG GTGCTGTACTTCCCTGACCGCTGGTGGCATGCCACACTCAACCTTGACACCAGCGTCTTCATCTCCACCTTCCTCGGCTAG
- the LOC105485898 gene encoding GATOR2 complex protein WDR24 → MEKMSRVTTALGGSVLTGRTMHCHLDAPANAISVCRDAAQVVVAGRSIFKIYAIEEEQFVEKLNLRVGRKPSLNLSCADVVWHQMDENLLATAATNGVVVTWNLGRPSRNKQDQLFTEHKRTVNKVCFHPTEAHVLLSGSQDGFMKCFDLRRKDSVSTFSGQSESVRDVQFSIRDYFTFASTFENGNVQLWDIRRPDRCERMFTAHNGPVFCCDWHPEDRGWLATGGRDKMVKVWDMTTHRAKEMHCVQTIASVARVKWRPECRHHLATCSMMVDHNIYVWDVRRPFVPAAMFEEHRDVTTGIAWRHPHDPSFLLSGSKDSSLCQHLFRDASQPVERANPEGLCYGLFGDLAFAAKESLVAAESGRKPYTGDRRHPIFFKRKLDPAEPFAGLASSALSVFETEPGGGGMRWFVDTAERYALAGRPLAELCDHNAKVARELGRNQVAQTWTMLRIIYCSPGLVPTANLNHSVGKGGSCGLPLMNSFNLKDMAPGLGSEARLDRSKGDARSDTVLLDSSATLITNEDNEETEGSDVPADYLLGDVEGEEDELYLLDPEHAHPEEPECVLPQEAFPLRHEIVDTPPGPEHLQDKADSPHVSGSEADVASLAPVDSSFSLLSVSHALYDSRLPPDFFSVLVRDMLHFYAEQGDVQMAVSVLIILGERVRKDIDEQTQEHWYTSYIDLLQRFRLWNVSNEVVKLSTSRAVSCLNQASTTLHVNCSHCKRPMSSRGWVCDRCHRCASMCAVCHHVVKGLFVWCQGCSHGGHLQHIMKWLEGSSHCPAGCGHLCEYS, encoded by the exons ATGGAGAAGATGTCCCGTGTGACCACAGCCCTGGGTGGCAGCGTGCTGACGGGTCGCACCATGCATTGCCACCTGGACGCTCCCGCCAATGCCATCAGTGTGTGCCGTGACGCAGCCCAGGTGGTCGTGGCAGGCCGTAGCATTTTCAAGATCTATGCCATCGAGGAGGAACAGTTCGTGGAGAAGCTGAACCTGCGTGTGGGGCGTAAGCCTTCACTTAATCTGAGCTGCGCTGACGTGGTGTGGCACCAGATGGATGAGAACCTGCTGGCCACAGCAGCCACCAATGGTGTGGTGGTCACGTGGAACCTGGGCCGGCCGTCCCGCAACAAGCAGGACCAGCTGTTCACAGAACACAAGCGCACGGTGAACAAAGTGTGCTTCCACCCCACTGAAGCCCACGTGCTGCTCAGTGGCTCCCAGGATGGCTTCATGAAGTGCTTTGACCTCCGCAGAAAGGACTCTGTCAGCACCTTCTCGG GCCAGTCTGAGAGCGTGCGGGATGTGCAGTTCAGTATCCGGGACTACTTCACCTTTGCTTCCACCTTCGAGAATGGCAACGTGCAGCTCTGGGACATCCGGCGTCCCGACCGGTGTGAGAGGATGTTCACAGCCCACAATGGACCCGTCTTCTGCTGCGACTGGCACCCCGAGGATAG GGGCTGGTTGGCCACAGGAGGGCGCGACAAGATGGTGAAGGTCTGGGACATGACCACACATCGTGCCAAGGAGATGCACTGTGTGCAGACCATCGCCTCAGTGGCCCGTGTCAAGTGGCGGCCTGAGTGCCGCCACCACCTGGCCACGTGCTCCATGATGGTGGACCACAACATCTACGTCTGGGATGTGCGCCGGCCCTTCGTGCCAGCTGCCATGTTTGAGGAGCACCGAGACGTCACTACGGGAATCGCCTGGCGCCACCCCCACGACCCCTCCTTCCTGCTGTCTGGGTCCAAGGATAGCTCACTGTGCCAGCACCTGTTCCGCGATGCCAGCCAGCCTGTCGAGCGTGCCAACCCCGAGGGCCTCTGCTACGGCCTCTTCGGGGACCTGGCCTTCGCCGCCAAGGAAAGCCTAGTGGCTGCCGAGTCGGGGCGCAAGCCCTACACTGGCGACCGGCGCCACCCCATCTTCTTTAAGCGCAAGCTGGACCCTGCCGAGCCCTTCGCAGGCTTGGCCTCCAGCGCCCTCAGTGTCTTTGAGACAGAGCCGGGTGGCGGCGGCATGCGCTGGTTTGTAGACACAGCTGAGCGTTACGCGCTGGCTGGCCGGCCACTGGCAGAGCTCTGTGACCACAATGCAAAGGTGGCTCGAGAGCTTGGCCGCAACCAG GTGGCGCAAACGTGGACCATGCTGCGGATCATCTACTGCAGCCCTGGCCTGGTGCCCACTGCGAACCTCAACCACAGCGTGGGCAAGGGTGGCTCCTGTGGCCTGCCCCTCATGAACAG TTTCAATCTGAAGGATATGGCCCCAGGGTTGGGCAGTGAGGCGCGGCTGGACCGCAGCAAAGGAGATGCACGGAGCGATACAGTTCTGCTCGACTCCTCGGCCACACTCATCACCAACGAGG ATAACGAGGAAACCGAGGGCAGCGACGTACCTGCCGACTACCTGCTGGGTGATGTGGAGGGTGAGGAGGACGAGCTGTACCTGCTGGATCCAGAACACGCCCACC CCGAGGAGCCTGAGTGTGTGCTGCCGCAGGAGGCCTTTCCACTGCGCCACGAGATCGTGGACACGCCTCCCGGGCCCGAGCACCTGCAGGACAAGGCCGACTCCCCGCACGTGAGCGGCAGCGAGGCGGATGTGGCCTCCCTGGCCCCCGTGGACTCCTCTTTCTCGCTCCTGTCTGTCTCACACGCACTTTACGACAGCCGCCTGCCACCTGACTTCTTCAGCGTGCTGGTGCGCGACATGCTGCATTTCTACGCTGAGCAGGGCGACGTGCAGATGGCTGTATCTGTGCTCATTATCCTGGGTGAACGGGTGCGCAAGGACATCGACGAGCAGACCCAG GAGCACTGGTACACTTCCTACATCGACCTACTGCAGCGCTTCCGCCTCTGGAACGTGTCCAACGAGGTGGTCAAGCTGAGCACTAGCCGCGCCGTCAGCTGCCTCAACCAGGCCTCCACCACCCTGCACGTCAACTGCAGCCACTGCAAGCGGCCCATGAGCAGCCGGGGCTGGGTCTGCGACAG GTGCCACCGCTGCGCTAGCATGTGTGCCGTCTGCCACCACGTGGTCAAGGGTCTGTTCGTGTGGTGCCAGGGCTGCAGCCACGGCGGCCACCTGCAGCACATCATGAAATGGCTGGAAGGCAGCTCCCACTGTCCCGCGGGCTGCGGCCACCTCTGCGAGTACTCCTGA